A region of the Arsenicicoccus dermatophilus genome:
CCGCACCTTCTACGCCCGCGGCCAGACGGGTCAGCAGCTGCTGATCGGCGCCTACCAGGCCCTGGAGCGTCAGGTCGCCGCCGGCACCGTCAAGCAGTACACCCGCCACGAGATGGTCGAGCTGATCGTCGTCGAGGGCCGGGCGCGCGGCATCATCGCCCGCGACATGGTCACCGGCGAGATCGAGACCCACCTCGCCGACGCGGTCGTGCTCGCCTCCGGCGGCTACGGCAACGTGTTCTTCCTGTCGACCAACGCGATGGGGTGCAACGTCACCGCCACCTGGCGGGCCCACCGCAAGGGCGCGCTGTTCGGCAACCCGTGCTACACGCAGATCCACCCGACCTGTATCCCGCAGCACGGCGACAAGCAGTCCAAGCTGACGCTGATGTCGGAGTCCCTGCGCAACGACGGCCGCATCTGGGTGCCCAAGCGCGCGGAGGACTGCGACAAGGACCCGCGCACCATCGCCGAGGAGGACCGCGACTACTACCTGGAGCGGATCTACCCCTCCTTCGGCAACCTGGTGCCCCGCGACATCGCCTCGCGCCAGGCCAAGAACATGTGCGACGAGGGTCGCGGTGTCGGCCCGGCCATCGCCGAGGTCGGCCCCGACGGCCAGGAGCGCATGGTCCGCCGCGGTGTCTACCTCGACTTCTCCGAGGCCATCCAGCGGATGGGCAAGGACGCGGTGTCGGCCAAGTACGGCAACCTGTTCGACATGTACGAGCGGATCACGGGGGACAACCCCTACGAGACGCCGATGCGCATCTACCCCGCCGTGCACTACACGATGGGCGGCCTGTGGGTCGACTACAACCTCCAGTCCAACATCCCGGGTCTGTTCGTCACGGGTGAGGCCAACTTCTCCGACCACGGCGCCAACCGCCTGGGTGCCTCGGCGCTCATGCAGGGCCTGTCGGACGGTTACTTCGTGCTGCCCAACACGATCCGCGACTACCTCGCCGGCGGCCCCTTCCCCAAGGTCGCGGCCGACGACGCCGCGGTCGTGGAGGCCCAGCGCTCGGTGGAGGACCGCATCCGTCACTTCCTCACGTGCAACGGCACCCGCTCGGTGGACTCCTTCCACCGCGCCCTCGGCGCCATCATGTGGGAGTACTGCGGCATGTCCCGCACCGAGGAGGGCCTGAAGAAGGCCATCGGCATGATCCGCGACCTGCGCGCCGAGTTCTGGCGCAACGTCCGGGTCCTCGGCGAGGGCGACCGGCTCAACCAGGAGCTCGAGAAGGCCGGCCGCGTGGCCGACTTCCTGGAGCTCGGTGAGCTCATGTGCATCGACGCCCTGCACCGTCGGGAGTCCTGCGGCGGTCACTTCCGCGAGGAGTCCCAGACGGAGGAGGGCGAGGCCCTGCGTCACGACGACGAGTTCGCCTACGTCGCGGCCTGGGAGTGGGGCGGCCAGGACGGCGTTCCCACCCTGCACAAGGAAGACCTCGTGTACGAGTTCGTCGAGATGAAGCAGCGGAGCTACAAGTGAGAATCACCCTGAAGATCTGGCGCCAGGCCGGCCCCGCCGCCAAGGGCGCCCTGGCGACCTACGAGGTCGCGGACGTCTCCGAGGACATGTCCTTCCTCGAGGTGCTCGACGTGCTCAACGAGA
Encoded here:
- a CDS encoding fumarate reductase/succinate dehydrogenase flavoprotein subunit, coding for MTDNLVHGLYREGEPIKDTACPAGPIEMRWTRHKFETKLVNPANRRKLDVIIVGTGLAGGAAAATLGEAGYNVKAFCYQDSPRRAHSIAAQGGINAAKGYKEDGDSVYRLFYDTVKGGDYRARESNVYRLAEVSAAIIDQCVAQGVPFAREYGGLLDNRSFGGVQVSRTFYARGQTGQQLLIGAYQALERQVAAGTVKQYTRHEMVELIVVEGRARGIIARDMVTGEIETHLADAVVLASGGYGNVFFLSTNAMGCNVTATWRAHRKGALFGNPCYTQIHPTCIPQHGDKQSKLTLMSESLRNDGRIWVPKRAEDCDKDPRTIAEEDRDYYLERIYPSFGNLVPRDIASRQAKNMCDEGRGVGPAIAEVGPDGQERMVRRGVYLDFSEAIQRMGKDAVSAKYGNLFDMYERITGDNPYETPMRIYPAVHYTMGGLWVDYNLQSNIPGLFVTGEANFSDHGANRLGASALMQGLSDGYFVLPNTIRDYLAGGPFPKVAADDAAVVEAQRSVEDRIRHFLTCNGTRSVDSFHRALGAIMWEYCGMSRTEEGLKKAIGMIRDLRAEFWRNVRVLGEGDRLNQELEKAGRVADFLELGELMCIDALHRRESCGGHFREESQTEEGEALRHDDEFAYVAAWEWGGQDGVPTLHKEDLVYEFVEMKQRSYK